The bacterium genomic sequence TTGACGACGGGTACGTCGACAACTATGCGGTCGTCTTCCCGCTGCTTCGGCGGTACGGGTTCGTGGGCACGTTCTTCGTGGTGACGTCGTCGGTGGGCACTCCGGGCCATCTGACCGTGTCTCAGATTCGCGAGATGGCCGGGGCCGAAATGGAGATCGAGTCGCACGGCGTGCACCACGTCGATTTCTCGAGGCTCCCGCCGGGACAGGCGCGGCGCGAGCTCATCGACAGCCGAAGCGCGCTCGAGGGATGGACCGGCCGCTCGGTCGCGTTTTTCGCCTATCCGGCCGGGCGGTACAGCACCGCGGTCGAGCACCTCCTGGCGGACCTGGGGTATCGGGGGGCGCTGACCGAACGCCCTGGGTTCGTGTCCGCGGCCAGCCCGCCCTACCTCCTCGAACGCGTCCGGGTCTCCCACGACGAGACCCTCGGCGCGTTTGCCAGCACCCTCGGCCTCTCCGCACGGTGACCGGGGCGGACCCCAGCCGCCGCGGCCCGCTGGCCTCCCCGCGGCGCTTGCGGGGCGGATGGGGTACATTATAGAGGGACATTATAATTGAGGAAGGCTGCGGGGGGATCGAACGTTTTCCCGTATAGTGCGATCTCGGCCACCAGGAGCTGCGGATGCTGAAACTCTTCCAATCCTTGCTCGGCGACCATAGCGATCGGGTCGTCAAGCACCTGCGGGAATCGCTGGTCCCGCAGGTGGGAGCGCTGGAACCGGAGTTCGAGGCGCTC encodes the following:
- a CDS encoding polysaccharide deacetylase family protein produces the protein MVFALGVGPIGALPVAGATGSAGGRVPVLMYHRVDPQLTAHDPITVSLTVMEPTFRAQLMLLRANGFQTITLGALRDMLDHHVPLPPRRVVLTFDDGYVDNYAVVFPLLRRYGFVGTFFVVTSSVGTPGHLTVSQIREMAGAEMEIESHGVHHVDFSRLPPGQARRELIDSRSALEGWTGRSVAFFAYPAGRYSTAVEHLLADLGYRGALTERPGFVSAASPPYLLERVRVSHDETLGAFASTLGLSAR